A genomic stretch from Falco naumanni isolate bFalNau1 chromosome 6, bFalNau1.pat, whole genome shotgun sequence includes:
- the LOC121089874 gene encoding tudor domain-containing protein 6-like isoform X1 codes for MSSGPGMLRPGSTVSLRVCTVGLRPEVPVVRLWGLPAERSAEYGRLHRELQAAAWQRLAAGGVELRVGDLGLVEVVGVWYRCSVVSRCGRDYRVFLLDEGCTMPASADYLARGHRELFQLRPAVLGCVVANLVPSGGPRGAACGDMPVSSWAVEAMEFLSHLHGKEVAGLVQEVVVPQVIVLELPQLVSQMQCLGLARQVAPSWFCQVLRHCLSYSNLRSQLRLQPPAHSHVFSAVPQLLNVLHVYRPLWPALDYFYPQLQLGVTEPVLVTHVADPHHIYCQLQSLSQEIRCLSDTMCHIYDRWGQDLLPKVGSPCAARGTDGQWYRALLLELMAGGQNQQVALVIFVDCGRKETVARANLRHLPVECFRMPVVTYACALQGISDGGCGWSPSQIDELKALVLGKGVSAHIEAFNSVEHLYYVSLYGENGVNLNNFFGVRAHSLVSSRVQVSQTEAQEQLEVEEPKLPPGSPVALTHRDLASVPVSDVLLNLGAFHDVQVSHLRDPSEFWLQLYEHRQLFRQLRQHMWNFYSHASKEDSAGWDLQPGSFCCASGKEGVFYRAVITRVLHSGVEVHLVDRGNTETVDPCVVKELLPQFKELPALALRCCLAGVPSLRGSWSKESVSAFRETVLNKGLKVHFLSVQGDKYMVEIFVQSQSGEKSVSKLLAQAAYAEYQRSEIPKTCQKPSDKAVSQASSLASAGEETQRIAEKRLREESGLKRSDRALNPSIAPIVREHPVAAVHSSESSESLPAPKYEAKENLPISWRQSDVEMKAGSPYGCHIEVGSTVNVVVSYVENPSCFWCQFRNCHDLQVLMAEIQEYCKNLSHPHAWPNSVCLAQYSRDKKWYRASVISEVPSAGKVEVIYVDYGNRELVSLTNLRLADERFLRLEAQAFRCSLYNLIQPNGQDPFAWDEEAIQAFEEFVDTSLLYSELKCTIFALASINNTELFNIVDLRTPFQSACQFLIERGVARGLSPQKPLVSSVQLHSYYYSGHNIKVGSEEDVYITHVEDPWTFYCQLERCAGVLAQLADNISCLSKTLTSLETLQKSGSLCLAKYTDNHWYRGVIMKTKPNTEVFFVDFGNAETIEKDHLLPLPSDACDIVLLPVQAIKCSLSDIPCVSKEATAWFKQAVLEKQLKATVIAKEPNGKLLIELFDGDTVISAKLKEEFGLVNDTGLCRQVENETSCFRNTDVNETAESPLNGRLLEGNKWRSDAQGGGKSSKKLFEDVNLFQPAKGDLAAGLLESDEMLSSQKDAALSKVGEESLLSAQMDTQSSIKSDAEGGCITLTNASDLLQQKIVPALKALVYVSHVNDPLDFYVQLESDKAQLNSISESLNSRTQAKNTCGQLFQAGDLISAVYSEDSLWYRAVVKEKTSDNLISIQYIDYGNTSVINVDEAHRLPEDLSSIPAISIHCFLGGLKNTDWTEKAVLYFTKRTSEVLLTCEFVEKVQDKWEVILSDHQGLITVDLADENLASRERSCSMEILERRENSGVITMCEPLPPQAQNEISCVSDCKSFTWKLPEAGQTVKVYVTVVSGPEYFWSQSADTEDMRYIEQKIEEAENLGLNSLNDCRSCLKSGDICLAKYSQDGQFYRAKVSSVKCDNIVVRHVDCGTEEAVSMEVVRQIPCELLKVPNQAFACCLSGFSSSEGSWLSEAEEKFYDMTKDLLLEAEVIETREDKASEIPLCVVKLEASGKSINEEMKPFWKANKGTCANAFSNLENFLKESRCPKSDMGLFLEREATAVCGSAQEESESALLCSEPCLGVTSEYLNTVEANGSVGAVECLSGKAGDGCETAENQINFDRGRCLSEGESDNNVLLEPVRSCSLCILGSEVKAAEQELSKVLFQEDAELKAELTGSASAASLSLGSKQEELEKLPVLQVQCSSSDETGTLVERDRLQMHSLYDDLREFVQELEMLPVQSSSSVETKEALEAESLEMQAASGSKAREKSLEQASFELPVVGEETGELAALKFPEVLPSLNERENLMPSVSSGEKTVALIQSDVQLSLGEKVKKLELNLSRIHKAEAIKEDWMDIESLPLRLSSGGRCEKQLHRKLGDILLSMLGAATEWLLELVQPDEKSSQEDEESSSLGLLEHTALQSSTNSGSLSPFLQKNIVRQQPVCTVKSCDCKVEKHKEWQKKKDDCSVEEWLKQGLTDLIKECGNARVQSSDCKPGDEEAEDKQNEISAECGAEHNEYTRHLEGFAVGSKCVVWSSPKWCKAVILEVSEKGTKVLNLSSGNEEMVDPENVWSGIPDWPCGSSEYHLQQKTCSPYQRSPYLKKSRAAAVQLILKILMSASISETKLHAQNTKPTKHHLA; via the exons ATGAGCTCCGGGCCGGGGATGCTCAGACCCGGCTCCACCGTGTCCCTTCGGGTCTGCACTGTGGGCCTGCGCCCGGAGGTGCCCGTCGTGCGCCTGTGGGGGCTGCCAGCCGAGCGCAGCGCTGAGTATGGCCGCCTCCACCGTGAGCTGCAGGCGGCGGCTTGGCAGCGGCTGGCGGCTGGCGGGGTCGAGCTGCGCGTTGGCGACCTGGGCctggtggaggtggtgggggtCTGGTACCGCTGCTCTGTGGTGAGTCGCTGCGGCCGCGACTACCGTGTGTTCCTGCTCGATGAGGGCTGCACGATGCCTGCGTCCGCCGATTACCTGGCGAGGGGCCACCGGGAGCTGTTCCAGCTGCGGCCCGCGGTGCTGGGCTGTGTTGTGGCCAACTTGGTGCCCTCAGGAGGCCCCCGGGGGGCGGCCTGCGGGGACATGCCGGTCTCCAGCTGGGCGGTGGAAGCTATGGAGTTCCTCAGCCACCTGCATGGCAAGGAGGTGGCTGGCCTGGtgcaggaggtggtggtgcCGCAGGTCATagtgctggagctgccccagctggTGAGCCAGATGCAGTGCCTGGGCCTGGCCAGGCAGGTAGCTCCCAGCTGGTTCTGCCAGGTGCTCAGGCACTGTCTGTCTTACAGCAACTTAAGGAGCCAACTTAGGCTGCAGCCTCCGGCACATTCCCATGTCTTTTCAGCGGTGCCGCAGCTTCTCAATGTTTTGCATGTGTATCGGCCTCTGTGGCCTGCCTTGGATTACTTTTACCCGCAGCTTCAGTTGGGTGTGACAGAGCCTGTCCTAGTGACCCATGTTGCTGACCCCCACCACATCTACTGCCAGTTGCAGAGCCTGTCCCAGGAGATCCGTTGCCTTTCTGATACCATGTGCCACATTTATGACCGGTGGGGGCAGGATTTACTACCCAAAGTGGGCTCACCGTGTGCTGCGCGGGGCACAGATGGCCAGTGGTACCGTGCGCTCCTGCTGGAGCTTATGGCTGGGGGGCAGAACCAGCAAGTGGCGCTGGTGATCTTTGTGGACTGTGGCAGGAAGGAGACTGTGGCCAGAGCTAACCTGCGCCATTTGCCTGTCGAGTGTTTTCGCATGCCTGTGGTGACCTACGCGTGTGCTCTTCAGGGTATCTCAGATGGGGGTTGTGGCTGGTCCCCATCGCAGATCGATGAGCTGAAAGCATTGGTGCTAGGCAAAGGAGTGAGTGCTCACATCGAAGCCTTTAACTCCGTTGAGCATCTCTATTATGTGAGTCTGTATGGAGAAAACGGTGTCAACTTGAACAATTTCTTTGGGGTGCGGGCTCACAGCCTAGTCAGCAGCCGTGTGCAGGTCAGCCAGACTGAGGCTCAGGAGCAGCTGGAAGTAGAAGAACCAAAATTGCCACCAGGATCACCTGTTGCTTTAACACACAGAGATTTGGCCTCTGTTCCTGTAAGTGATGTGCTTCTGAATTTGGGTGCATTCCATGATGTGCAGGTCTCCCACCTCCGAGACCCCTCAGAGTTCTGGCTGCAGCTCTATGAGCATCGCCAGCTCTTCAGGCAGCTGAGGCAGCACATGTGGAATTTTTACTCCCATGCCAGCAAGGAGGATAGTGCTGGGTGGGACCTACAGCCTGGATCCTTTTGTTGTGCTAGTGGGAAAGAAGGTGTCTTCTATCGAGCAGTGATCACCAGGGTGCTGCACAGTGGGGTGGAAGTACACCTGGTGGACAGGGGCAATACGGAAACTGTAGATCCTTGTGTGGTAAAGGAGCTGCTTCCTCAGTTCAAGGAACTACCTGCTTTAGCTCTCAGGTGTTGTTTGGCAGGTGTCCCCTCTCTGAGAGGGAGCTGGAGTAAAGAATCTGTGTCTGCATTCAGAGAGACTGTACTGAACAAAGGACTAAAGGTTCATTTTTTGAGTGTGCAGGGTGACAAATACATGGTTGAAATTTTTGTCCAGTCTCAGTCAGGAGAGAAAAGTGTAAGTAAACTCCTGGCCCAGGCAGCGTATGCTGAATACCAGAGGAGTGAAATACCCAAGACTTGCCAGAAGCCATCTGATAAGGCTGTGAGCCAGGCCTCTTCCCTAGCATCTGCTGGAGAGGAAACCCAAAGAATTGCAGAGAAGAGGCTCAGAGAAGAGTCTGGCCTAAAGAGAAGTGATAGAGCACTTAATCCTTCTATAGCTCCCATAGTCAGGGAGCACCCTGTTGCAGCCGTTCACAGTTCTGAAAGTAGCGAATCTCTTCCTGCTCCTAAGTATGAGGCCAAGGAAAACCTGCCCATCTCTTGGAGACAGAGTGATGTAGAAATGAAGGCAGGTTCCCCTTACGGATGTCATATAGAAGTGGGCAGTACAGTTAATGTTGTTGTGTCATATGTTGAAAATCCTAGTTGTTTTTGGTGTCAGTTTAGAAATTGCCATGACCTTCAGGTATTAATGGCTGAAATTCAGGAGTATTGTAAAAATCTGTCCCACCCACATGCTTGGCCAAATTCCGTATGTTTAGCCCAGTACTCGAGGGATAAGAAGTGGTACAGGGCTTCAGTTATTAGTGAAGTTCCTTCTGCAGGAAAAGTCGAAGTCATATATGTTGACTATGGCAACAGAGAGCTGGTCTCTCTAACAAACCTCCGCTTAGCTGATGAACGGTTTCTTAGGTTAGAGGCTCAGGCTTTCAGGTGCAGCCTTTACAACTTAATCCAACCAAATGGTCAGGATCCTTTTGCTTGGGATGAAGAAGCGATTCAGGCTTTTGAGGAGTTTGTTGATACTTCGTTATTGTACTCTGAACTGAAGTGTACAATATTTGCCTTGGCTTCCATAAACAATACAGAGCTGTTTAACATTGTAGATCTAAGGACACCTTTTCAGAGTGCTTGCCAGTTTCTGATAGAGAGAGGTGTGGCCAGAGGTTTATCCCCTCAAAAGCCTCTGGTATCCTCAGTTCAGCTTCACTCTTACTATTATTCTGGGCACAATATAAAAGTTGGGAGTGAGGAAGATGTTTATATTACACATGTTGAGGATCCATGGACATTTTACTGCCAACTTGAAAGGTGTGCAGGTGTCTTAGCACAGCTTGCTGATAACATCAGTTGCCTAAGTAAAACACTGACCAGCTTAGAAACCTTGCAAAAGTCTGGGAGCTTGTGTCTAGCAAAGTATACTGACAATCACTGGTACAGGGGAGTAATTATGAAAACCAAACCTAATACAGAAGTCTTCTTTGTGGATTTTGGAAATGCAGAGACAATAGAGAAAGATCATCTGCTTCCTTTACCCAGTGATGCTTGTGATATTGTGCTGTTGCCAGTGCAGGCCATAAAGTGTTCCTTATCTGATATACCTTGTGTTTCCAAAGAAGCTACAGCATGGTTTAAACAAGCTGTCctagaaaagcaattaaaagcaaCGGTAATAGCAAAGGAACCCAATGGTAAACTGTTGATTGAGCTGTTTGATGGTGATACTGTCATTAGTGCAAAACTGAAGGAGGAGTTTGGCTTAGTAAATGATACAGGACTGTGTAGGCAGGtagaaaatgaaacatcatGCTTTAGAAATACAGATGTGAATGAAACTGCAGAGTCCCCTTTAAATGGTAGACTTCTTGAAGGAAACAAATGGAGATCTGATgcccagggaggagggaagagtaGCAAAAAGCTCTTCGAAGATGTAAACCTTTTCCAGCCTGCTAAGGGAGATTTGGCAGCTGGATTACTAGAATCTGATGAAATGCTTAGCAGTCAGAAGGATGCTGCTTTAAGTAAAGTGGGGGAGGAGTCTCTGCTCTCTGCCCAGATGGATACACAGTCAAGTATTAAATCTGATGCTGAAGGCGGATGTATAACACTGACAAATGCATCTGACCTACTGCAACAGAAGATAGTGCCAGCTCTTAAAGCGTTAGTGTATGTGTCTCATGTAAATGATCCGCTGGATTTTTATGTTCAACTAGAAAGTGACAAGGCTCAGCTTAATAGCATTTCAGAAAGCTTAAACAGCAGGACACAAGCAAAGAACACTTGTGGACAACTTTTCCAAGCAGGAGACTTAATCAGTGCTGTTTATTCAGAAGACAGCCTGTGGTATCGAGCTGTAGTAAAAGAGAAGACTTCTGACAATTTGATAAGTATACAATATATTGATTATGGTAATACTTCGGTAATTAATGTTGATGAAGCACACAGACTCCCTGAAGACTTGTCATCTATTCCAGCAATAAGTATTCATTGCTTCCTAGGTGGACTTAAAAACACTGACTGGACAGAGAAAGCAGTGCTTTACTTCACCAAGAGAACAAGCGAAGTTCTGCTAACCTGTGAATTTGTAGAGAAGGTACAGGATAAGTGGGAAGTTATTCTCAGTGACCATCAAGGTCTAATAACAGTGGATTTAGCTGATGAAAATCTTGCAAGTAGGGAAAGATCTTGTTCAATGGAAATACTTGAAAGAAGAGAGAACAGTGGTGTGATAACCATGTGTGAACCTTTGCCTCCTCAggcacaaaatgaaatttcctgTGTAAGTGATTGTAAATCATTTACCTGGAAGCTTCCAGAGGCAGGTCAGACCGTAAAAGTCTATGTCACAGTGGTAAGTGGTCCAGAATACTTTTGGAGTCAGAGTGCTGATACCGAAGACATGCGCTACATAGAGCAGAAAATAGAGGAAGCTGAAAACCTTGGACTAAACTCTTTGAATGACTGTAGATCTTGTCTTAAAAGCGGTGATATTTGTCTAGCAAAATATAGTCAAGATGGGCAGTTCTACAGAGCTAAAGTTAGTAGTGTAAAATGTGACAACATAGTTGTTAGGCATGTGGATTGTGGAACTGAGGAAGCTGTTAGCATGGAGGTGGTCAGACAGATTCCATGTGAATTGCTCAAAGTCCCTAATCAAGCATTTGCTTGCTGCCTGTCAGGTTTCAGTTCCTCAGAGGGCTCATGGCTTagtgaagcagaagagaagttTTATGATATGACCAAAGACCTTTTATTAGAAGCTGAAGTAATAGAAACTCGGGAAGATAAAGCTTCTGAAATCCCTCTGTGTGTTGTCAAGCTGGAAGCTTCTGGTAAGAGTATTAATGAAGAGATGAAGCCTTTTTGGAAGGCTAATAAAGGAACATGTGCCAATGCATTCTCAAACCTTGAGAACTTCTTAAAGGAAAGCAGATGTCCAAAGAGTGATATGGgtctttttcttgaaagagaAGCTACTGCTGTTTGTGGATCAGCTCAAGAAGAAAGTGAAAGTGCTTTACTGTGTTCTGAACCTTGCCTGGGTGTAACTTCTGAGTATTTAAATACTGTAGAAGCAAATGGGTCAGTGGGAGCTGTTGAGTGTCTGTCTGGGAAGGCTGGTGATGGGTGTGAAACAGCTGAGAATCAAATCAACTTTGATAGAGGGAGATGTCTGTCTGAAGGAGAGAGTGATAACAACGTGTTACTAGAACCAGTGAGAAGCTGCAGTCTTTGTATTTTGGGGAGTGAAGTGAAAGCTGCGGAACAAGAATTATCCAAAGTACTGTTTCAAGAGGATGCTGAGCTGAAAGCAGAACTGACAGGCAGTGCTTCAGCAGCCAGCCTTTCCCTAGGAAGCAAAcaagaagaactggaaaaactGCCAGTGCTGCAGGTACAGTGCTCTTCAAGTGATGAAACAGGGACATTAGTAGAACGGGATCGATTACAAATGCACTCTTTGTATGATGATCTGAGAGAGTTCGTACAGGAGCTAGAGATGCTTCCAGTGCAGTCCTCCTCTAGTGTAGAAACTAAGGAAGCTCTGGAAGCAGAATCCCTTGAAATGCAGGCAGCTTCGGGCagcaaagcaagagagaagTCATTGGAACAGGCATCGTTTGAGCTGCCAGTTGTGGGTGAGGAGACAGGGGAGTTGGCAGCTCTGAAATTTCCTGAAGTCTTACCATCACTTAATGAGAGAGAGAACTTAATGCCTTCAGTTAGCAGTGGAGAGAAGACAGTAGCATTGATTCAGTCTGATGTTCAGCTTTCTTTGGGAGAGAAGGTGAAGAAACTGGAATTGAATTTGTCTAGAATCCATAAAGCAGAAGCTATAAAAGAAGACTGGATGGACATAGAGTCTCTTCCCCTAAGGCTGTCTTCTGGTGGTAGATGTGAGAAACAACTGCACCGGAAGCTCGGTGACATACTACTGTCGATGCTAGGTGCTGCAACTGAGTGGCTGCTGGAACTGGTGCAGCCTGATGAGAAGTCATCTCAGGAGGATGAGGAGTCATCATCATTAGGGTTGCTGGAACACACTGCACTGCAAAGTTCTACAAATAGTGGAAGTCTATCtccatttcttcaaaaaaacatAGTGCGTCAGCAGCCTGTTTGCACCGTAAAATCCTGTGACTGCAAAGTTGAGAAACACAAGGAGtggcagaagaagaaagatgacTGTTCTGTGGAAGAATGGCTGAAACAAGGCTTGACTGACTTAATTAAAGAATGTGGAAATGCACGTGTGCAGTCTTCAGACTGTAAGCCTGGggatgaagaagcagaagataAGCAAAATGAGATCTCTGCTGAGTGCGGTGCAG AACACAATGAGTACACTCGTCATCTGGAGGGCTTTGCTGTTGGTTCCAAATGTGTGGTGTGGAGCTCTCCAAAATGGTGCAAGGCTGTCATTTTGGAGGTGTCTGAAAAAGGTACCAAG GTCTTGAATCTCTCCAGTGGCAATGAGGAGATGGTGGATCCTGAGAATGTCTGGAGTGGTATTCCTGACTGGCCTTGCGGATCATCTGAG TACCACCTGCAACAGAAAACTTGCAGTCCTTACCAGAGGAGTCCTTACTTGAAG aaaagcagagcagctgcagttcAGCTAATTCTGAAGATCCTCATGTCTGCCAGCATTTCTGAAACCAAGTTACACGCTCAGAACACGAAGCCAACCAAGCACCATTTGGCTTGA